The window AGGAGATTTACTGTCGCTGGGCTTAGGCTGAGATACGAGAATGCTCCGGACTTCTTTTAATTTAGGCTCTTTTTCCTTGTTTGTCATACAGTTTAAGCTGTTTGCTCAGAAAGAATGGTTAGTCTATTAACAGTTTAAGACCAACCAAAAGCGGCAGTATTTCTGTGGCGCAAAGGTACGAAAATAAATAGGTTTTTCTAAACTCGGCTAATTGCATTAGCTTAAAAAAGATTAGTCCTATACGCAGCAACGCAAATACTAACAGTACTTTAAGTAGTATTTCGGCACCTTCCGGTATTTGCAGAGGCAGGCTCAGAAAAACTACTGCAACCGCAGCCAATAGAACAGAAAAAAACATTTGAGATATCCGCAGAAAATCGAAATAGTGAATAGCGGCAAACCCCTGGAAGTTGAATACACCTGCTGTTACCTGCAGCATAAAGTATTTTATAAGCTGCAAAAGCAACACCAGTCCGGTTAAGCGTAGCCATGTCCAGAAGTAGGTGCCAAAGCTTGCCTCCGGCCCCAGCCAGCCCAGCTCGGGCCAGTAACCTGCTGCATTTAAGAGCACCATCAGCAAAAAGCCAAAGAGTGCACTGTAGAGCACAATAAAAAGCAATTGCCCGGGACCGCCTAATTTATAAGAAAAGGTGGTGTTAAAAGAGGCCCGGGTAGTAAGCACCTCTCCCAGGTTATAATAACTCTGGAAAACCCGCGGAAACAGGTTACGCAACAGCGCCAGCCCTGCCATTAGCACCACAAGCACCAGTACAAAAAAGTCGTCGAAACTACGCGATGGCCGCTCCTGCACCCGAAGGAACTGTTCCCCTACATGGCTCTCTACCACAGGCAGGGTTTGCTGCCCTACTACCGCCAGCTGCACATCATCCAGCGCAAGAGGCTGCCGGTAAAGGGTTACCAGGCAACTATCGCCATAGAGGGTGCGCAGGCTGTCCATAGCATACACCCAGGAGCCTGCTATCTTATAATGCGCTACTACGTTTTGATTGATCAACAAAGAAGAACCCTCGGAGGCGCCAACCAGCAATAAATAGCTTTGGTACTGCCGCAGGGGCAACCAGAAATTTGCGGCATTAGAGGGAAAAGGAGTGCCCCTTACATAGGGCAGGTAGGTTTCGTAATCATCATCATACACCAGCAGGTCTGATTTCAGATTGTGCACCTGTGCATACTGGCGGCCCTGCACCTGCAGCAGCTGACCCAAAGCCGGCACTGCCAGCAACAAAAACAGTACTAAAATTCTAGCGCTACGCTTTAGCATACACTTTAGCTTCCCCTCTGCGAAACACCTCCAACATGATACTGATACTTACTGCAAGCCCTACCTGAGTTAACAGCAGTACTGTGCTGCCCCACTCAGAAAATAAAATTGTTATTACAATCATTCCCATGTTAATCATCAGCATGAGGGTTACCACCATAATCTGTGGCAGGCCCAGGGCCAAAAAGCGGTGATGCAGGTGATTTTTATCGGGAGAAAAGGGCGAACGGCCATGGCTGATGCGTATGGCAAATACGCGCAGTGTATCGAACACCGGTATAAACAGCACAGCAACTGCAGTTGCCGGTGCAGCAGGCACAGCCTGTATTTCCATAAATTTGATGGAAAGCACCGCAATTACAAACCCGGAAACAAGCGAACCGGTATCGCCCATAAAGATGCGGGCCTTATACATATTATAACGTAAAAAGCCCAGGATACCACCAGCAAGGCAAAATGCAACAAAAGCATATTCTATACTATAGAAGTAAAAGAAGGTGCCGAAACAAAGTGATATTGCTAATATAATAGTACCGGCCAGGCCATCAAGGCCGTCAATCAGGTTAATGGCATTGGTAATACCCACAATTACCAGAAATGTAAAGGCATAGCTGATGCCAAGCTCAAGTTCATAAACCCCCATAAAGCCCTGCAGGCTTGAAATGCGGATGTCGCCCATGAACATAACAATAAAGGTGGCTACAATCTGCGAAAAGAATTTTTTAAAGGCCGATACCGTGATGATATCATCTTTGACGCCAATAAAAAACATAACGATACAGCCGGCCAGCAGCTGCTGAACGCCATCTCCAAACTTACCAAATATGGTTACGGCAGACATAAAGCCTGCAAAGATGGCCAACCCACCCAAACGAGGCGTTAGCATCTCGTGAATGGTGCGGTGATTTGGCTCGTCAAGTAGCTTTTTTGTATGGCTGATGTGTATAACAGAAGGAACAGTGAAGAGCGAGACAATCAGTGCCCACACGAATGCGATCAGCAGACTTAGGTACATAGAGATGGTTTTGTTGCAAAATCAAAAATAGTACTATTTTCCATCATCACAAAACATATCAGAAGCGACTAGTGTAGCCAAAATGCACTTGTGAGTTTCTGAGTGAAATTGTCTGATTTTGCTGATGGCCAAGGGCATACACCAGATTAAACTGACCGGCACCTGCCCGTAAACTCAGGCCTGCACCTGCGCCCAAAGGCCAATCCTGGTAGTTTGCAGCAGGGAGCTTATACTGGAGCAAACCCTGGTCATAGAACAGAAAAACATAGGAAGAGTTTCCTAGCTGCTGCCGAAGTTCTGTCTGCAGCACGGCATATTTACTGGCAAAAAGTGATTTTTCCCTAAAACCTCTGATAGATTGCAATCCGCCAAGCCTGTAAAGGTCTGGTAAAAACAAATTTTGATCGTAGAGCAGTGCAGCGGTGGCTCCAAAAGCCACTACTGTTCTGGCAGCAATTGGCCAGTAGCTCTGGGCATTCAGGGCTGCAGTCAGTTGCAGATTGGTGCCTAAATTATCTGTACTGCCATCGGCCATGCGTGAAATATGCTTGGGTCCTGCCAGCACTTCGGCTCCCAGCACAAGCCCCTGCCGTGGCAGCAACAGGTTATCCAGTTTTCTGTATTCTCCCCTTACTCCGTACTTGTGCACCCTGAAACTGGCCAGGTTTTCTCCCCGGGCATCATCCAGCAGGCGGGTATCTTTAAACTGGTATTCCAGGCTAAGCAATAGCCCGGCTTTTTGCCTGGCCTGTAGCGCCACCCTTGCACTTCTGTTTAAAAATTGTTCCTGCTCTTTTAATAAGTCACCCTCCAGCACCACTGTAACAGGAGAGTTGAGCAGGTAAGGGTGCCTGTAGACCAAATCTAGCTGTTGTGATTCTTCATTTAAGCGCTGCCAGTTAACGGCAATTGTTTTGCCGCTGCCGAATGGATTCTGTAAAAACAGATCCAGCTGACCGGTAAGTAATATACCGCCGGTGGGTTTGCTTTGCATGCCCAGTATGCCATCGATACGGTTAGCCGGCTGCCTCCGCAGGTTAAGCAGCAGCCTGGCCTCCCGATTCTGAAAACTTAGCGCCGGGGCTTCTGTAAGTCTTATGTAAGGCAGCTCTTCCAAATGCTGTATGGCCTCTTCTATACGCTGCTGGCTATAAGGAGTGCCGGGTATGATTCCCAGATGCGCCGCAAGAAAGTGGTGCTTAATACGTACATCTCCTTCAATCCTGAGCGAATCGAAAGTAATGTAGGGTCCGGCATCATAAAAAAGGGAGGCTGCAATGCTGTTATCATCAATCTGCAGCGAATCCAGCCGTACCATTGCAAACGGGTAGCCGCTGTTTTCTGCCTGCTGAACGAGGCGCTGCATTAAACGGGCAACCTGCTGATAAGAAAATGGCTTTTGCCGGTAAAAGCGCTCCCGGTAGCCAGCCTGCTGTAAAAGGCGCTCCTCTACATTTCCTTTATTTAAGCTCACCCAGCTATAAGGTTCACCAGCTTTTATTTTTACCAAAGTACTATCAGAGCCCTGGTACAGACTGGAAAAACGGGCCAGCAAATAACCATTGGCATAGAGCTGCTGCAGCAGGAGGTGGGCTTCCTGCAGGGCTGCCAGCGAATCGGGCTGCTGGCGCTGGTAGCGGTACCTGCCAACAACCGGGGCATCTGTTTGGGCATGGGGCTGTATTTGCAGCACATGCTGGCCTTCAACAGGGTGTATCAACAGGAGTAAGAGGCTAAATGCTAATGTCGCTAATGCTTTCACTGCCCCTAATTAACAAATTTTGTGGCAACCCTTTATAAACAAAAAAGGCGCACCTGTTTATTGTGCGCCTTTCCGTAATATTTATTATTTCTTTTTATCCCTGATTAATGAGCCATGGCCTGCTCATTACTACCACCCTTCAGGTTAATGGTGCGGGTAACAGGGTTATAGGGGCTCTGGATAAGATTACCATCTCCATCCAGCAGCTCCAGTTTTATCGTATTTTCACCCATTGGCAGGCCGGTCATATGGTAGGGCTTCCAGTCGGTAATCATAAACTCCTGGCCATTGATGGTAGCACGTACCTTGTTACCATTTTCCGATAGCTCAGTATTTACCAGGTAAAAGTCCAGCATGATCCTTTCGGTATCTTTGCCTTCGTAATCGCCTTTGGGGCGGCTGTAGAACATGTGCGGGGCATTCAGGTCTATATTCTGGCTTTGCTGGGCATTACCCACAGTAAACTGCCTTAATACATAAGCTTCCGGCGTTTTAATACTTTCATGATAAGAGCGGCTCAGGAACGACAGCTCTACATGATGGCCTTCTTCCAGCTCTTTTTTATAAGTAGTCTCGTAGAGCGCATCATACGGCTCATTATCTACAATTAAATGTATGTGCTGTCCTTTTTCAGAATTGGCAAGCATGCTGGCATGCTCGCTCTCGGTCATCTGGGTTAACTGGAAATTCTTAATATTGTACTGAAAAGTAACAGGGCCTGCCGGTAGCTTCTGGCCATTGGTAGGCTGAGTCTGCTCCAGCATTGCATCCGGAAACTCGGGTGAGTTTTCTGCTTTCTCCAGATTTATAGTACCGGTTGTACCGGCTTGTCCGGTAGTGTTGGTCGTAGCGGCGGTATCAGCTGTATTTTCTGTACTCCTGTTAGAGCCGGAATCGCAGGCTGTAAGCACAGCACCTGCAAGGAGGCAGGAAAAAAATAGCGTCTTTTTCATTATGTCTCTATTTTGGTTGAGTATATGTTCTCTATACCAAAAGTAATTAAAATTAAATTTGTTTGAAAAATTAGTACTTTGCAGCACTGATCTTAATTAGGGAAAGAAACGAGTAGAAACTTATGAGTCAGGAATTATACGATGAGGTACCATCGCTGGACCTCGCAGATTTTTTGAGTGGAGATCCTGCACGCAAACAACGATTTGTACAGGAGCTGGGCAACGCCTATCAGAGCATTGGTTTTGTAGCCATTAAAAATCATGGCTTAAATGATGCATTAACCGAGCGGTTATACGCTACCATTAAGAAGTTTTTTGCCTTGCCAGACGAGGTAAAAATGAAGTACCACCGGGCAGACCTGGCCGGCCAGCGGGGCTACACCCCCAAAGGCAAAGAGCACGCCAAGGGCCGCAACACCGGCGATCTGAAGGAGTTCTACCATGTAGGGCAGGAGGTTGAAGGAGAGGATACCATCAAAAGCCAGTACCCTGATAATGTATGGCCTGCCGAGGTGCCGGAAATGGAAGAGGTATGTGTTACTGCTTACAAAACCCTGGAGAAAGCAGGCAAACATATGCTACAGGCCATTGCCCTGTTTCTGGGGCTTGATGAATTTTATTTTGAAGACAAGGTACGTAACGGCAACAGCATCTTACGCCCTATCCATTACTATCCTATTCAAAACCCGGATGAGGTACCCGAAGATGCCGTTCGTGCAGCTGAGCATGGTGACATTAACTTGATTACCCTGCTGATGGGTGCCAGTGCGGATGGCCTGCAGGTATTGCGCCGCGATGGCCGTTGGATACCCATTACCGCTCTGCCCGAGCAGGTGGTGGTAAACGTAGGAGATATGTTGGCCCGCCATACCAACGACCGCCTTAAGAGTACCATACACCGTGTAGTAAATCCGCCCCGTGAAAAAATGAATACCAGCCGCTTTTCCATACCTTTCTTTATGCACCCACGCTCCGAAATGGACTTAACGGTGCTGCCTGATTGTGTGGATGAAAACAATCCCAAGCAGTATGAAGACATCACTGCCGGAGAGTTTCTGGAACAGCGTCTTGCTGAAATCGGTCTTTTAAAAAAATAATCGCTTAGCCTATGCCACACAGCGGGCATCAACGGTTCAGCTTATGTATCATGCCTGAAGGTTCATGCTTATGAGCCTCAGGCATTATATTTTTTTAAAAGATGTATTCTTTTTTGCCTTAAGTGCATTTGGCGGACCACAGGCGCACTTCGCCATGATGTTCGATATTTTTGTACGCAAAAGGCGCTACCTTACCGAGCAGGAGCTCATTGAGCTGAATGCGCTCTGCCAGATACTTCCCGGTCCTACCTCAACCCAAACCATTACCGCCATTGGCTTCCGGCTGGGCGGGCCAAACCTGGCCTACCTTACCCTGCTGGTTTGGGTAATTCCGGGAGTTACTTTCATGACCTGTGCTGCCATTGCCATTCATTTGCTGGAAAAGCACAATATCTCGCTGGAGTTTACCAAATATATTCGCCCCATTGCTGTAGGCTTTGTTGCTTTTGCTGCTTACCGCATCAGCTTTAAAGTAATCCAATCTAAAATCAGCCTTTTTTTAATGGTGGTATCGGCGGTGGTTTCATTCTTTATCAGAACTCCTTATGTATTTCCCATCCTGCTGCTGGCAGCCGGCTGCGTAACAGCCTTCGATTATAAAAAGCACCCTAAGCAGGAGAAAGATCCTTTTCAGGTGAACTGGTCTAACTTTCTGCTGTGGGCTGGTGTACTCATTACTGCTGCGGTTTTGGGTGGCCTTACCAATTCGTTGCCGGTAAGGCTGTTCGAGAATTTTTACAGGAACGGCAGCCTTATTTTTGGCGGAGGCCAGGTACTGGTACCACTGCTGTACACAGAATTTGTAGAATTCAAGCATTATCTCACTTCAGAAGAGTTCCTGACTGGCTACGGCATTGCCCAGTCGCTACCGGGCCCAACTTTTTCTTTTGCAGCTTACATTGGTGCCATGAGTATGCAAGATGGCGGCATCGGCAGGCAACTACTGGGCGCTTTTGTAGCATCTGCCGGCATTTTCCTGCCTGGCACTTTTCTGATCTTCTTTGTAATCCGCTTCTGGAACAGGCTTAAGCAATACAGGCCTGTTAAAGCTTCTCTGGATGGCATAAATGCTGCCAGTGCCGGCCTTGTGATCGGCGCAGCCATTTTATTGTTTGAGCCTATCCAGAATACCCCGGTCAACATAGGCTTTATACTTGTAACCTTTGGACTGTTGCTATTAAGCAGGGTTCCCTCTGCCCTTATTGTGCTGGTAGGCTTATTAGCAGGATGGATCTTTTGATGGTGGAGGTATAAGGTGTGGGGTATGAGAAGGTAGGTGGAGGGCGCGTAGCCGCTGAGGTATCAGTAACTGCAGTGAAGAGAATATAGCTATCTGTTTTTTTTAGCAGGTACTGCTGCGGAACGGATCAGGTATAATTCCGGCTGTGCTGCTTGCCCGGCTAATGTTCTTGTGTTTATCTTCAGGTGTAATTGCTGTTGATTCAGGACTGCGCAGTCAGGGGCACGCAGCCTGGGCGCATAAGCTGCGGTAAAGCACGTTTATTCATCCCTTCACCAGAAAAGCAAATGGTACAATTAATCAGAACAGATTCCCAAAACCGGGATTTCAGGCACCTGGTGCATTATCTTGACAGAGAACTGGCAGAAAGAGATGGCGATGATCATGCTTTCTATCATCAGTTTAACAAGATTGATAAGATAAAGCATGTCGTGGTAGCCT of the Flammeovirgaceae bacterium 311 genome contains:
- a CDS encoding glycosyltransferase/acetylmuramyl pentapeptide phosphotransferase (COG0472 UDP-N-acetylmuramyl pentapeptide phosphotransferase/UDP-N-acetylglucosamine-1-phosphate transferase), with amino-acid sequence MYLSLLIAFVWALIVSLFTVPSVIHISHTKKLLDEPNHRTIHEMLTPRLGGLAIFAGFMSAVTIFGKFGDGVQQLLAGCIVMFFIGVKDDIITVSAFKKFFSQIVATFIVMFMGDIRISSLQGFMGVYELELGISYAFTFLVIVGITNAINLIDGLDGLAGTIILAISLCFGTFFYFYSIEYAFVAFCLAGGILGFLRYNMYKARIFMGDTGSLVSGFVIAVLSIKFMEIQAVPAAPATAVAVLFIPVFDTLRVFAIRISHGRSPFSPDKNHLHHRFLALGLPQIMVVTLMLMINMGMIVITILFSEWGSTVLLLTQVGLAVSISIMLEVFRRGEAKVYAKA
- a CDS encoding hypothetical protein (COG4775 Outer membrane protein/protective antigen OMA87), encoding MIHPVEGQHVLQIQPHAQTDAPVVGRYRYQRQQPDSLAALQEAHLLLQQLYANGYLLARFSSLYQGSDSTLVKIKAGEPYSWVSLNKGNVEERLLQQAGYRERFYRQKPFSYQQVARLMQRLVQQAENSGYPFAMVRLDSLQIDDNSIAASLFYDAGPYITFDSLRIEGDVRIKHHFLAAHLGIIPGTPYSQQRIEEAIQHLEELPYIRLTEAPALSFQNREARLLLNLRRQPANRIDGILGMQSKPTGGILLTGQLDLFLQNPFGSGKTIAVNWQRLNEESQQLDLVYRHPYLLNSPVTVVLEGDLLKEQEQFLNRSARVALQARQKAGLLLSLEYQFKDTRLLDDARGENLASFRVHKYGVRGEYRKLDNLLLPRQGLVLGAEVLAGPKHISRMADGSTDNLGTNLQLTAALNAQSYWPIAARTVVAFGATAALLYDQNLFLPDLYRLGGLQSIRGFREKSLFASKYAVLQTELRQQLGNSSYVFLFYDQGLLQYKLPAANYQDWPLGAGAGLSLRAGAGQFNLVYALGHQQNQTISLRNSQVHFGYTSRF
- a CDS encoding dioxygenase, isopenicillin N synthase (COG3491 Isopenicillin N synthase and related dioxygenases), which gives rise to MSQELYDEVPSLDLADFLSGDPARKQRFVQELGNAYQSIGFVAIKNHGLNDALTERLYATIKKFFALPDEVKMKYHRADLAGQRGYTPKGKEHAKGRNTGDLKEFYHVGQEVEGEDTIKSQYPDNVWPAEVPEMEEVCVTAYKTLEKAGKHMLQAIALFLGLDEFYFEDKVRNGNSILRPIHYYPIQNPDEVPEDAVRAAEHGDINLITLLMGASADGLQVLRRDGRWIPITALPEQVVVNVGDMLARHTNDRLKSTIHRVVNPPREKMNTSRFSIPFFMHPRSEMDLTVLPDCVDENNPKQYEDITAGEFLEQRLAEIGLLKK
- a CDS encoding chromate ion transporter (COG2059 Chromate transport protein ChrA); amino-acid sequence: MSLRHYIFLKDVFFFALSAFGGPQAHFAMMFDIFVRKRRYLTEQELIELNALCQILPGPTSTQTITAIGFRLGGPNLAYLTLLVWVIPGVTFMTCAAIAIHLLEKHNISLEFTKYIRPIAVGFVAFAAYRISFKVIQSKISLFLMVVSAVVSFFIRTPYVFPILLLAAGCVTAFDYKKHPKQEKDPFQVNWSNFLLWAGVLITAAVLGGLTNSLPVRLFENFYRNGSLIFGGGQVLVPLLYTEFVEFKHYLTSEEFLTGYGIAQSLPGPTFSFAAYIGAMSMQDGGIGRQLLGAFVASAGIFLPGTFLIFFVIRFWNRLKQYRPVKASLDGINAASAGLVIGAAILLFEPIQNTPVNIGFILVTFGLLLLSRVPSALIVLVGLLAGWIF